The Campylobacter lari DNA segment TGACAATTTTGGATGAATAATTAAATCATGAATCATTTCTTGCTTATATATTTGCATCTTTTTAATTCTATTTTTACATATATGCTCTAATTGTTCTAATTTTTTGTATAAAATAAAATTATATTGTTCTACTTTGTAAAATTTTGTATATTTTAACAATAACTCTTGAAATTTAGTAAAATAATTATCATTTGATTTGTCTAGATTATAAAATTCTTTGCGATATTCTTGTAAATTATAATCTAAATCATCAAGAATAGGACTAGCAAGAGTATTATTAATACATCTTAACTTACTTAAGTCATTCATGCTTAATATAGCTCCACCCATAAAATCATTATCTAAAAATTTTGTATGTCCAAAACTAAATATAGATAAATCACAAAGTGGATTAACTTTATATGTTTGAGCACAATCTTCAATAATAAATATATCATGAAATTTGCAAAAATTGATAATATCATTGCTGCATATATGTCCATAAACATGAGCTAACAATAATGCATCAAAATTATTAGTTTTATAAATTTGTTTTATACTATCCAAATCCATTACATAATCATCTAAACTAATATCACAAAATTCATAGTCTAATCCTGCTCTAATAGCTGCTATAACTACCTGAGGACATATAATATTTGGAATTAAAATTTTTGTCCTGCCTAACGATTTTATATATAAAAAACTAATATATAAAGCACTAGTTCCAGAATGAGTATATAGGCAATGATGTACATTAAATTTATAAGCAATTTTTGATTCTAATTCTTGAAATTGATTTACAATCATAAGGCAATCCTCACGGGGATATCATTTTTTAAAAGCTCATTTTTAACATCATTTGGAGTATATTGACTAAAATGAAATATATAAGCACCAGCTAATGCATTCGCACCAAGTTGTATAGCTTTTACGCCATCTTGAGGCTTAGAAAGTCCTCCATTGATAATGAGTGGAATTTTTAATTTACCTTTGAAATACTCTAGTAATTCCCAATCATACCCCAAAGAACTTCCTTCTTTATCAACACTTGTTAAAAGTATCTCCCCTGCTCCTAAAGATTCGTATTGTAATGCAAGTTCTAGCGGATCAATATCTAAAATTTCATTATTAAAAACTTTAAATTTATTTTTGTCTTTTTTTACATCAATCGAGCATACTACACAAGAGCTTCCAA contains these protein-coding regions:
- a CDS encoding DegT/DnrJ/EryC1/StrS family aminotransferase, translating into MIVNQFQELESKIAYKFNVHHCLYTHSGTSALYISFLYIKSLGRTKILIPNIICPQVVIAAIRAGLDYEFCDISLDDYVMDLDSIKQIYKTNNFDALLLAHVYGHICSNDIINFCKFHDIFIIEDCAQTYKVNPLCDLSIFSFGHTKFLDNDFMGGAILSMNDLSKLRCINNTLASPILDDLDYNLQEYRKEFYNLDKSNDNYFTKFQELLLKYTKFYKVEQYNFILYKKLEQLEHICKNRIKKMQIYKQEMIHDLIIHPKLS
- a CDS encoding HisA/HisF-related TIM barrel protein, encoding MLKTRIIPCVLLKDHQLVKSINFSSFRTIGHVISTARIYNARNVDELIVLDINKNGVIDFESLEDIANECFMPLTIGGGIRTLEDIRKVLDIGADKISINSMALQNLDFIKKVANTFGSSCVVCSIDVKKDKNKFKVFNNEILDIDPLELALQYESLGAGEILLTSVDKEGSSLGYDWELLEYFKGKLKIPLIINGGLSKPQDGVKAIQLGANALAGAYIFHFSQYTPNDVKNELLKNDIPVRIAL